From Nitrospirota bacterium, the proteins below share one genomic window:
- a CDS encoding HAMP domain-containing sensor histidine kinase — protein sequence MPVDCSIDMNRELYIGGNIDAQFRQWLIRASAWGAVLFLMLSALDYFVARGYFTRFLAYRVIISFLLLAISAVAARSANRLVHLLLAYAAIGGSAATIEIMILQIGGHASSYYVGMILLCVAAPGLLPARFSFYAASVVLIYCVYLLPIVMTERITNREAFFTSNAFMVMIFSTVLLMRYLNGVSLAKELGLRYDLEQSKERLEDAVQARTRELSQVVLRLQQEIVDHERTEKQLHRYSRDLKDRNDELRSFVYSISHDLRTPLVNLKGFSAELGGSLRHISAFLDSGITGFAGKERTRLQHVVQEEIPAALGFINASSDKIHALINAFLKLSRIGNRTLSFEPIDMTGLVRSLVESQAGAIARKGITVAIDALPQITADRNALEQVVGSIVDNAIKYTEAGSGGILEVRGERNDSENLFHFRDNGRGIAPDDVSRVFDLFSRLGPQDGSGEGMGLAYAKALVRRHGGRIWCDTTLGTGTTFSFSISHDLRSTPASGDTAGGLPMPPP from the coding sequence ATGCCCGTGGATTGCAGCATCGACATGAACAGAGAGCTTTACATAGGGGGCAACATCGATGCCCAGTTCCGCCAGTGGCTGATCCGGGCAAGCGCGTGGGGAGCCGTGCTCTTTCTCATGTTGAGCGCTCTCGACTACTTCGTTGCGCGCGGGTATTTCACGCGGTTCCTTGCCTACCGGGTCATCATATCGTTCCTGCTGCTGGCGATCTCCGCGGTTGCGGCGCGGTCGGCAAACCGCCTCGTTCATCTCCTCCTTGCGTATGCGGCGATCGGCGGGTCGGCGGCTACCATCGAGATCATGATCCTCCAGATCGGCGGCCATGCCTCGTCCTACTACGTCGGGATGATCCTCCTTTGCGTGGCGGCACCGGGTCTCCTTCCGGCGCGATTTTCCTTCTATGCGGCATCCGTCGTCCTCATCTATTGCGTGTATCTCCTGCCCATCGTGATGACCGAACGGATCACGAACAGGGAGGCGTTCTTCACCTCGAATGCCTTCATGGTCATGATCTTCTCCACGGTGCTGCTCATGCGCTACCTGAACGGCGTGAGCCTCGCCAAGGAGCTGGGGCTGCGGTACGATCTGGAACAGTCCAAGGAGCGCCTCGAAGACGCAGTCCAGGCCCGCACGCGGGAGCTGTCGCAGGTCGTCCTCCGCCTGCAGCAGGAGATCGTTGACCATGAACGGACCGAGAAACAGCTTCACCGCTACTCCCGGGACCTGAAGGACAGAAACGACGAGCTCAGATCATTCGTGTACAGCATCTCTCACGATTTGCGGACGCCGCTCGTGAACCTGAAGGGCTTCTCCGCCGAGCTGGGCGGCTCCCTCCGGCACATCAGCGCGTTTCTGGACAGCGGTATTACCGGCTTCGCCGGCAAGGAGCGAACGCGTCTTCAGCATGTCGTCCAGGAGGAGATTCCTGCGGCACTGGGTTTCATCAATGCGTCGTCCGATAAAATTCACGCGCTGATCAATGCTTTCCTGAAGCTCTCCCGCATCGGGAATAGGACGCTGTCCTTCGAACCGATAGACATGACCGGACTGGTCCGATCGCTCGTCGAGTCACAGGCAGGGGCGATCGCGAGGAAAGGTATCACGGTGGCCATTGATGCCCTGCCGCAGATCACCGCGGACCGGAACGCCCTGGAACAGGTCGTGGGCAGCATCGTGGACAATGCGATCAAGTACACCGAGGCCGGCAGCGGAGGTATTCTCGAGGTACGGGGAGAGCGGAATGATTCGGAGAACCTGTTCCATTTCCGCGACAACGGCCGGGGGATCGCACCCGACGATGTCTCCCGGGTGTTCGATCTCTTCAGCCGGCTCGGGCCGCAGGACGGTTCCGGCGAGGGTATGGGCCTCGCCTATGCGAAGGCGCTCGTGCGGCGCCACGGCGGGCGCATCTGGTGCGACACAACGCTTGGAACGGGAACGACCTTCAGTTTTTCGATCTCACACGACCTGCGGAGTACGCCTGCATCAGGTGACACCGCGGGGGGACTTCCCATGCCGCCTCCTTGA